In Cucurbita pepo subsp. pepo cultivar mu-cu-16 chromosome LG04, ASM280686v2, whole genome shotgun sequence, the following are encoded in one genomic region:
- the LOC111792538 gene encoding auxin-responsive protein SAUR21-like, with protein MGIRLPEIILHAKQITHRQIGFEVMKHRPASSDVPKGHFVVYVGEDEEERKRFVVPLSYLKNPLFQELLSKAAEEFGFEHQFGGITIPCAQDHFLGLTSRLNTPIS; from the coding sequence ATGGGTATTCGTCTACCGGAGATCATTCTTCACGCCAAGCAAATTACTCACCGGCAAATTGGATTTGAAGTGATGAAGCACCGACCGGCGTCGTCGGATGTTCCGAAAGGCCATTTCGTGGTATATGTTGGGGAGgacgaagaagaaaggaagcgATTCGTGGTGCCATTGTCGTACTTGAAGAATCCTCTGTTTCAAGAACTGTTGAGTAAGGCTGCTGAAGAGTTTGGATTCGAACATCAGTTTGGTGGGATTACGATTCCTTGCGCGCAGGATCATTTTCTCGGTTTAACTTCTCGATTGAACACACCCATAAGCTGA
- the LOC111792509 gene encoding HVA22-like protein i isoform X2, whose protein sequence is MRTHLPPKWIIVALLTVLEKVGDPLISWLPLYNEAKLAFFIYLWHPKTKGAASMFEFVLRPFIAKHEAKIDHYLVELSLKTADIATLFATLFWHKTTSCSETTLLDLLHNVSSLPTSQTRRNQNLKDETELAAKATEPVSTMETRVADDSKKKVSFDELSSKPKRRKRRFPSLFCAK, encoded by the exons ATGAGAACCCATTTGCCTCCAAAATG GATCATAGTTGCTTTGCTTACAGTGTTGGAGAAAGTGGGAGACCCTTTGATTTCATG GTTGCCGCTGTACAATGAAGCAAAGCTGGCATTCTTCATATATCTTTGGCATCCTAAAACAAAA GGAGCAGCAAGTATGTTCGAGTTCGTTCTTCGACCATTCATAGCGAAACACGAAGCGAAAATCGATCATTACCTGGTCGAACTAAGTCTCAAGACAGCCGATATCGCAACCTTGTTTGCAACCTTGTTTTGGCATAAAACAACAAGTTGCAGCGAAACGACGTTACTCGACTTGCTGCATAATGTTTCGTCTCTGCCTACGTCACAGACTCGTCGTAATCAG AATCTCAAGGATGAAACTGAATTAGCAGCAAAGGCAACAGAACCTGTATCAACTATGGAAACTAGAGTTGCAGATGATTCAAAGAAGAAGGTAAGTTTTGATGAACTATCATCGAAACCGAAACGTCGAAAACGGCGATTTCCGAGCTTGTTTTGTGCTAAGTGA
- the LOC111792509 gene encoding putative HVA22-like protein g isoform X1 — MAFGYVYPAYECYKIVERSPLEILQLLFWCHFWIIVALLTVLEKVGDPLISWLPLYNEAKLAFFIYLWHPKTKGAASMFEFVLRPFIAKHEAKIDHYLVELSLKTADIATLFATLFWHKTTSCSETTLLDLLHNVSSLPTSQTRRNQNLKDETELAAKATEPVSTMETRVADDSKKKVSFDELSSKPKRRKRRFPSLFCAK, encoded by the exons ATGGCTTTTGGGTATGTTTATCCTGCTTATGAATGCTACAAGATTGTGGAGAGGAGCCCATTAGAGATACTCCAGCTTTTGTTTTGGTGCCATTTTTG GATCATAGTTGCTTTGCTTACAGTGTTGGAGAAAGTGGGAGACCCTTTGATTTCATG GTTGCCGCTGTACAATGAAGCAAAGCTGGCATTCTTCATATATCTTTGGCATCCTAAAACAAAA GGAGCAGCAAGTATGTTCGAGTTCGTTCTTCGACCATTCATAGCGAAACACGAAGCGAAAATCGATCATTACCTGGTCGAACTAAGTCTCAAGACAGCCGATATCGCAACCTTGTTTGCAACCTTGTTTTGGCATAAAACAACAAGTTGCAGCGAAACGACGTTACTCGACTTGCTGCATAATGTTTCGTCTCTGCCTACGTCACAGACTCGTCGTAATCAG AATCTCAAGGATGAAACTGAATTAGCAGCAAAGGCAACAGAACCTGTATCAACTATGGAAACTAGAGTTGCAGATGATTCAAAGAAGAAGGTAAGTTTTGATGAACTATCATCGAAACCGAAACGTCGAAAACGGCGATTTCCGAGCTTGTTTTGTGCTAAGTGA
- the LOC111792466 gene encoding uncharacterized protein LOC111792466 isoform X1 has translation MDSASSPPSSSSSPLKRPTGQVLDGSEIMELVGNNHVFSSFVHHKFHELDTDKDGKLSLQELHPTIADIGAALGLPPPATSSGSDGIYSEVINEFTHGSREKVSKTEFKKVLSDILLGMAAGLKRDPIVILRIDGEDLLEFINSPAYEAEMVAIFSKIEQSEETLHDNIVKAFQNLTVEQGMPPPSDSWVMSDIVEPALESCALGENWGKPVSQETFLLEFKRAAEHVAQRLKEQPVIVAHSENTFDGSSIRRLLSNKFELDKSLNTALQSVPKDKTGKLPKEHLQLALDLVAPLAGLPPLGALDEMDKLVVDAFKMVAADDGKAVKEDEFKKLLTEILGAVMLQLESNPILVSSNSVVHEPLACSSTLLTPSS, from the exons atggattctgcttcttcaccaccatcttcatcatcttcccCACTGAAACGACCTACTGGACAGGTTCTGGACGGTTCAGAAATTATGGAGTTGGTTGGCAACAACCACGTCTTCTCCTCTTTCGTCCACCATAAGTTTCACGAGCTCGACACGGACAAAGACGGCAAACTTTCCCTCCAAGAACTTCACCCTACCATCGCCGACATTGGTGCCGCTCTTGGCCTTCCTCCTCCCGCCACTTCCTCTGGTTCCGACGGCATTTACTCTGAG GTAATCAATGAGTTTACTCATGGATCAAGAGAAAAGGTAAGCAAGACTGAGTTTAAAAAAGTTCTCTCTGATATTCTGCTAGGCATGGCTGCCGGGTTGAAGCGAGATCCTATCGTTATACTTCGGATCGATGGAGAAGACCTCCTTGAATTCATTAATAGCCCTGCTTACGAGGCCGAGATGGTTgccattttttcaaaaatcgaGCAATCCGAAGAAACTCTTCATGATAACATTGTTAAAGCTTTTCAAAATCTTACTGTGGAACAAGGGATGCCTCCTCCTTCAGACTCCTGG GTTATGAGCGATATCGTCGAACCAGCTCTCGAATCGTGTGCTCTAGGTGAGAATTGGGGCAAGCCTGTCTCACAAGAGACCTTCCTGTTGGAGTTCAAGAGAGCTGCTGAGCATGTGGCTCAACGCCTTAAAGAACAGCCTGTTATTGTTGCTCACAGTGAAAACACCTTTGATGGGAGTAGCATCAGGAGATTGTTATCCAACAAATTTGAACTGGACAAG TCGCTTAATACGGCACTTCAGAGTGTCCCTAAAGATAAGACTGGGAAATTGCCAAAGGAACATCTGCAGTTGGCGCTCGATTTGGTTGCTCCGCTAGCCGGTTTACCGCCTCTGGGCGCCCTCGACGAG ATGGACAAGCTGGTTGTTGATGCATTCAAGATGGTAGCTGCGGACGACGGGAAGGCGGTTAAGGAAGACGAGTTCAAGAAACTATTGACCGAGATTCTGGGGGCAGTGATGCTGCAGTTGGAAAGCAATCCAATCTTAGTGTCTTCAAATTCTGTTGTGCATGAGCCTCTAGCCTGTTCTTCTACACTTTTGACACCATCATCTTAG
- the LOC111792466 gene encoding uncharacterized protein LOC111792466 isoform X4, which produces MAGMAAGLKRDPIVILRIDGEDLLEFINSPAYEAEMVAIFSKIEQSEETLHDNIVKAFQNLTVEQGMPPPSDSWVMSDIVEPALESCALGENWGKPVSQETFLLEFKRAAEHVAQRLKEQPVIVAHSENTFDGSSIRRLLSNKFELDKSLNTALQSVPKDKTGKLPKEHLQLALDLVAPLAGLPPLGALDEMDKLVVDAFKMVAADDGKAVKEDEFKKLLTEILGAVMLQLESNPILVSSNSVVHEPLACSSTLLTPSS; this is translated from the exons ATGGCCG GCATGGCTGCCGGGTTGAAGCGAGATCCTATCGTTATACTTCGGATCGATGGAGAAGACCTCCTTGAATTCATTAATAGCCCTGCTTACGAGGCCGAGATGGTTgccattttttcaaaaatcgaGCAATCCGAAGAAACTCTTCATGATAACATTGTTAAAGCTTTTCAAAATCTTACTGTGGAACAAGGGATGCCTCCTCCTTCAGACTCCTGG GTTATGAGCGATATCGTCGAACCAGCTCTCGAATCGTGTGCTCTAGGTGAGAATTGGGGCAAGCCTGTCTCACAAGAGACCTTCCTGTTGGAGTTCAAGAGAGCTGCTGAGCATGTGGCTCAACGCCTTAAAGAACAGCCTGTTATTGTTGCTCACAGTGAAAACACCTTTGATGGGAGTAGCATCAGGAGATTGTTATCCAACAAATTTGAACTGGACAAG TCGCTTAATACGGCACTTCAGAGTGTCCCTAAAGATAAGACTGGGAAATTGCCAAAGGAACATCTGCAGTTGGCGCTCGATTTGGTTGCTCCGCTAGCCGGTTTACCGCCTCTGGGCGCCCTCGACGAG ATGGACAAGCTGGTTGTTGATGCATTCAAGATGGTAGCTGCGGACGACGGGAAGGCGGTTAAGGAAGACGAGTTCAAGAAACTATTGACCGAGATTCTGGGGGCAGTGATGCTGCAGTTGGAAAGCAATCCAATCTTAGTGTCTTCAAATTCTGTTGTGCATGAGCCTCTAGCCTGTTCTTCTACACTTTTGACACCATCATCTTAG
- the LOC111792466 gene encoding uncharacterized protein LOC111792466 isoform X2 has product MYCTYSEFPSLSAECQVINEFTHGSREKVSKTEFKKVLSDILLGMAAGLKRDPIVILRIDGEDLLEFINSPAYEAEMVAIFSKIEQSEETLHDNIVKAFQNLTVEQGMPPPSDSWVMSDIVEPALESCALGENWGKPVSQETFLLEFKRAAEHVAQRLKEQPVIVAHSENTFDGSSIRRLLSNKFELDKSLNTALQSVPKDKTGKLPKEHLQLALDLVAPLAGLPPLGALDEMDKLVVDAFKMVAADDGKAVKEDEFKKLLTEILGAVMLQLESNPILVSSNSVVHEPLACSSTLLTPSS; this is encoded by the exons ATGTATTGCACATATTCTGAGTTTCCTTCCTTGAGTGCTGAATGTCAA GTAATCAATGAGTTTACTCATGGATCAAGAGAAAAGGTAAGCAAGACTGAGTTTAAAAAAGTTCTCTCTGATATTCTGCTAGGCATGGCTGCCGGGTTGAAGCGAGATCCTATCGTTATACTTCGGATCGATGGAGAAGACCTCCTTGAATTCATTAATAGCCCTGCTTACGAGGCCGAGATGGTTgccattttttcaaaaatcgaGCAATCCGAAGAAACTCTTCATGATAACATTGTTAAAGCTTTTCAAAATCTTACTGTGGAACAAGGGATGCCTCCTCCTTCAGACTCCTGG GTTATGAGCGATATCGTCGAACCAGCTCTCGAATCGTGTGCTCTAGGTGAGAATTGGGGCAAGCCTGTCTCACAAGAGACCTTCCTGTTGGAGTTCAAGAGAGCTGCTGAGCATGTGGCTCAACGCCTTAAAGAACAGCCTGTTATTGTTGCTCACAGTGAAAACACCTTTGATGGGAGTAGCATCAGGAGATTGTTATCCAACAAATTTGAACTGGACAAG TCGCTTAATACGGCACTTCAGAGTGTCCCTAAAGATAAGACTGGGAAATTGCCAAAGGAACATCTGCAGTTGGCGCTCGATTTGGTTGCTCCGCTAGCCGGTTTACCGCCTCTGGGCGCCCTCGACGAG ATGGACAAGCTGGTTGTTGATGCATTCAAGATGGTAGCTGCGGACGACGGGAAGGCGGTTAAGGAAGACGAGTTCAAGAAACTATTGACCGAGATTCTGGGGGCAGTGATGCTGCAGTTGGAAAGCAATCCAATCTTAGTGTCTTCAAATTCTGTTGTGCATGAGCCTCTAGCCTGTTCTTCTACACTTTTGACACCATCATCTTAG
- the LOC111792466 gene encoding uncharacterized protein LOC111792466 isoform X3 — MSSMCSLVQQSVSVVVRSLNSDNFCSGWGFSGWYVGMAAGLKRDPIVILRIDGEDLLEFINSPAYEAEMVAIFSKIEQSEETLHDNIVKAFQNLTVEQGMPPPSDSWVMSDIVEPALESCALGENWGKPVSQETFLLEFKRAAEHVAQRLKEQPVIVAHSENTFDGSSIRRLLSNKFELDKSLNTALQSVPKDKTGKLPKEHLQLALDLVAPLAGLPPLGALDEMDKLVVDAFKMVAADDGKAVKEDEFKKLLTEILGAVMLQLESNPILVSSNSVVHEPLACSSTLLTPSS, encoded by the exons ATGTCAAGTATGTGTTCTTTAGTGCAGCAATCAGTTTCCGTTGTTGTTAGATCGTTGAACTCTGATAATTTCTGCTCTGGTTGGGGTTTTTCTGGGTGGTATGTAG GCATGGCTGCCGGGTTGAAGCGAGATCCTATCGTTATACTTCGGATCGATGGAGAAGACCTCCTTGAATTCATTAATAGCCCTGCTTACGAGGCCGAGATGGTTgccattttttcaaaaatcgaGCAATCCGAAGAAACTCTTCATGATAACATTGTTAAAGCTTTTCAAAATCTTACTGTGGAACAAGGGATGCCTCCTCCTTCAGACTCCTGG GTTATGAGCGATATCGTCGAACCAGCTCTCGAATCGTGTGCTCTAGGTGAGAATTGGGGCAAGCCTGTCTCACAAGAGACCTTCCTGTTGGAGTTCAAGAGAGCTGCTGAGCATGTGGCTCAACGCCTTAAAGAACAGCCTGTTATTGTTGCTCACAGTGAAAACACCTTTGATGGGAGTAGCATCAGGAGATTGTTATCCAACAAATTTGAACTGGACAAG TCGCTTAATACGGCACTTCAGAGTGTCCCTAAAGATAAGACTGGGAAATTGCCAAAGGAACATCTGCAGTTGGCGCTCGATTTGGTTGCTCCGCTAGCCGGTTTACCGCCTCTGGGCGCCCTCGACGAG ATGGACAAGCTGGTTGTTGATGCATTCAAGATGGTAGCTGCGGACGACGGGAAGGCGGTTAAGGAAGACGAGTTCAAGAAACTATTGACCGAGATTCTGGGGGCAGTGATGCTGCAGTTGGAAAGCAATCCAATCTTAGTGTCTTCAAATTCTGTTGTGCATGAGCCTCTAGCCTGTTCTTCTACACTTTTGACACCATCATCTTAG
- the LOC111792466 gene encoding uncharacterized protein LOC111792466 isoform X5 has translation MAAGLKRDPIVILRIDGEDLLEFINSPAYEAEMVAIFSKIEQSEETLHDNIVKAFQNLTVEQGMPPPSDSWVMSDIVEPALESCALGENWGKPVSQETFLLEFKRAAEHVAQRLKEQPVIVAHSENTFDGSSIRRLLSNKFELDKSLNTALQSVPKDKTGKLPKEHLQLALDLVAPLAGLPPLGALDEMDKLVVDAFKMVAADDGKAVKEDEFKKLLTEILGAVMLQLESNPILVSSNSVVHEPLACSSTLLTPSS, from the exons ATGGCTGCCGGGTTGAAGCGAGATCCTATCGTTATACTTCGGATCGATGGAGAAGACCTCCTTGAATTCATTAATAGCCCTGCTTACGAGGCCGAGATGGTTgccattttttcaaaaatcgaGCAATCCGAAGAAACTCTTCATGATAACATTGTTAAAGCTTTTCAAAATCTTACTGTGGAACAAGGGATGCCTCCTCCTTCAGACTCCTGG GTTATGAGCGATATCGTCGAACCAGCTCTCGAATCGTGTGCTCTAGGTGAGAATTGGGGCAAGCCTGTCTCACAAGAGACCTTCCTGTTGGAGTTCAAGAGAGCTGCTGAGCATGTGGCTCAACGCCTTAAAGAACAGCCTGTTATTGTTGCTCACAGTGAAAACACCTTTGATGGGAGTAGCATCAGGAGATTGTTATCCAACAAATTTGAACTGGACAAG TCGCTTAATACGGCACTTCAGAGTGTCCCTAAAGATAAGACTGGGAAATTGCCAAAGGAACATCTGCAGTTGGCGCTCGATTTGGTTGCTCCGCTAGCCGGTTTACCGCCTCTGGGCGCCCTCGACGAG ATGGACAAGCTGGTTGTTGATGCATTCAAGATGGTAGCTGCGGACGACGGGAAGGCGGTTAAGGAAGACGAGTTCAAGAAACTATTGACCGAGATTCTGGGGGCAGTGATGCTGCAGTTGGAAAGCAATCCAATCTTAGTGTCTTCAAATTCTGTTGTGCATGAGCCTCTAGCCTGTTCTTCTACACTTTTGACACCATCATCTTAG
- the LOC111792501 gene encoding 5'-methylthioadenosine/S-adenosylhomocysteine nucleosidase 1-like, with translation MDSQLLNQRPISSILIIIAMQTEALPLVDKFQLREDVSSVFPKEVPWVRYHGIYKNLEINLIWPGKDLALGVDSVGTISASLVTYASVQALKPDLIINAGTAGGFKAKGASIGDVFLVSECAFHDRRIPIPVFDLYGVGSKQAMSTPNLLKELDLKIGKLSTGDSLDMSAQDEASILANDATVKDMEGAAIAYVADIFKVPAIFVKAVTDIVDGEKPTAEEFLQNLATVSAALDQAVTQVVNFISGKCIHEL, from the exons ATGGATTCTCAGCTTCTAAATCAGCGCCCAATTTCGTCTATTCTCATCATCATCG CTATGCAGACCGAAGCGCTTCCTTTGGTGGATAAGTTTCAACTTAGGGAAGATGTTAGCTCTGT GTTTCCAAAGGAGGTTCCCTGGGTTCGTTATCATGGGATTTACAAAAATCTTGAGATCAATTTAATTTGGCCTGGCAAGGATTTGGCCTTGG GGGTTGATAGCGTGGGCACGATTTCGGCTTCGCTCGTAACCTATGCTTCTGTCCAAGCATTGAAACCAGACCTGATTATCAATGCAGGCACTGCTGGTGGTTTTAag GCAAAAGGAGCGAGTATTGGCGATGTCTTTCTCGTATCCGAGTGTGCTTTCCATGACAGACGTATACCTATTCCA GTTTTCGATTTATATGGAGTCGGATCGAAGCAAGCAATGTCGACACCCAATCTCCTTAAGGAGCTCGATCTAAAG ATTGGAAAATTATCAACCGGTGACTCGCTAGACATGTCTGCACAGGATGAAGCATCGATTCTAGCTAACGATGCCACGGTTAAAGATATGGAG GGAGCAGCAATTGCGTATGTAGCAGATATCTTCAAAGTTCCTGCAATATTTGTAAAAGCTGTTACTGATATCGTCGATGGCGAAAAACCGACTGCAGAAGAATTCTTGCAGAATTTGGCCACAGTTTCTGCAGCACTGGATCAAGCAGTTACACAAGTTGTAAATTTCATCAGTGGAAAGTGCATTCATGAACTTTGA
- the LOC111792546 gene encoding type III polyketide synthase B-like yields MGKGNGALGASKGKANPGRASILALGKAFPPQLVLQDYLVDSYFKDTSCDDLDLKRKLTRLCKTTSVKTRYVVMSEEILKKHPELAMEGQATIKQRLEICNKAVTDMAIEASQAAIKNWGRPLSDITHLVYVSSSEARLPGGDLFLARGLGLSPHTQRLMLYFMGCSGGVAGLRVAKDLAENNPGSRVLLVTSETTIIGYKPPSAHRPYDLVGVALFGDGAGAMLIGADPVLAIERPLFELHTATQKFIPNTQNVIDGRMSEEGISFTIARELPQIIEDNIGSFCETFLQTVGLHEKEYNKIFWAVHPGGPAILNKLEKRLELLPKKLKASRRALMDYGNASSNTIVYVLEYMVDESLKTKMGGGEIEEWGLILAFGPGISFEGILARNLSV; encoded by the exons ATGGGAAAGGGAAATGGAGCACTAGGAGCTTCCAAGGGAAAGGCTAACCCTGGCAGAGCATCAATTCTGGCTCTTGGGAAGGCCTTCCCTCCCCAACTTGTCCTTCAAGACTACCTGGTTGATAGCTATTTCAAGGATACGAGCTGCGATGATCTAGACCTCAAGCGGAAGCTCACTCGACTCT GCAAGACAACATCAGTCAAAACTAGATACGTGGTGATGTCGGAAGAGATCTTGAAGAAGCACCCAGAGCTGGCAATGGAAGGCCAAGCAACCATAAAGCAAAGACTGGAGATCTGCAACAAAGCTGTGACAGACATGGCCATTGAAGCCTCACAAGCTGCTATTAAGAACTGGGGAAGGCCACTTTCAGACATTACCCATTTAGTCTATGTCTCTTCAAGTGAAGCTCGCCTGCCTGGTGGTGATCTCTTCCTAGCAAGAGGCCTTGGACTCAGCCCTCACACCCAACGGCTCATGCTTTACTTCATGGGTTGCTCTGGAGGCGTGGCAGGCCTTAGAGTCGCCAAAGACTTGGCTGAAAACAATCCCGGAAGCCGAGTTCTGCTTGTCACCTCTGAAACCACCATTATTGG CTACAAGCCACCAAGTGCCCATCGTCCATACGATCTGGTAGGCGTGGCGCTATTTGGGGATGGTGCTGGGGCAATGCTAATTGGCGCGGACCCTGTTTTGGCCATTGAACGGCCACTCTTTGAGCTGCACACCGCAACCCAGAAATTCATTCCAAACACCCAGAACGTAATCGATGGGAGAATGTCAGAGGAGGGTATTAGCTTCACAATAGCAAGAGAACTTCCTCAAATAATCGAAGATAACATCGGAAGTTTCTGTGAGACATTTCTTCAAACAGTTGGGCTGCATGAGAAAGAATACAACAAAATCTTCTGGGCAGTACATCCAGGTGGGCCAGCGATACTGAATAAGCTAGAGAAGAGACTCGAATTGTTACCTAAGAAGCTGAAGGCGAGCCGGCGAGCTCTGATGGACTATGGAAATGCGAGTAGTAACACAATCGTGTATGTGTTGGAATACATGGTGGATGAGAGCTTGAAGACGAAGATGGGTGGTGGGGAAATTGAGGAATGGGGATTGATTCTGGCGTTTGGACCTGGGATTTCGTTTGAAGGGATTCTGGCGAGGAATCTGTCCGTGTGA
- the LOC111792427 gene encoding probable alkaline/neutral invertase B: MSISSSNPTQNGSVKNNDTLHNISQIEESAFSKLLDRPRPLNMERQRSFDERSLADLAIGFSPRLSSRVSSENFTRLIDNYDQTPSPGRRSDFNTPRSQIGFEQHPMVAEAWDALRRSLVHFRGQPVGTIAALDSTEENLNYDQVFVRDFVPSAFAFLMNGEPEIVKNFILKTLRLQSWEKKIDRFQLGEGVMPASFKVLHDPVRNSETLIADFGESAIGRVAPVDSGFWWIILLRAYTKSTGDSSLAELPECQKGMRLILSLCLSEGFDTFPTLLCADGCCMIDRRMGVYGYPIEIQALFFMALRCALLLLKHDHEGKDFIERITKRLLALSYHMRTYFWLDLKQLNDIYRYKTEEYSHTALNKFNVIPDSLPEWIFDFMPIHGGYFIGNVSPARMDFRWFCLGNCIAILSALATPEQSTAIMDLIESRWEELVGEMPVKVCYPAIESHEWRIITGCDPKNTRWSYHNGGSWPVLLWLLTAACIKTGRPQIARRAIELAETRLLKDSWPEYYDGKLGRYIGKQARKFQTWSIAGYLVAKMMLEDPSHAGMVSLEEDKQMKPLMKRSHSWTC, translated from the exons ATGTCGATTTCTTCGTCGAATCCGACCCAGAATGGGAGTGTTAAAAACAACGATACGTTACACAATATTAGTCAGATTGAAGAAAGTGCGTTTTCCAAGCTATTGGATAGGCCAAGGCCATTGAACATGGAGAGACAGAGATCATTTGATGAAAGATCGCTAGCGGACTTGGCGATTGGTTTCTCCCCACGCTTATCTTCGAGAGTTTCTTCGGAGAACTTTACTCGATTGATAGACAATTATGATCAAACTCCATCTCCTGGTAGAAGATCGGATTTCAATACTCCAAGATCCCAGATTGGATTCGAGCAGCATCCTATGGTGGCCGAAGCTTGGGATGCTTTGAGGCGTTCGTTGGTCCATTTTCGTGGCCAACCAGTTGGTACTATTGCTGCTTTGGACAGTACTGAAGAAAATCTTAATTATGATCAA GTGTTCGTGAGAGACTTTGTCCCAAGCGCATTTGCTTTTCTAATGAATGGGGAGCCTGAGATTGTAAAAAACTTCATTTTAAAGACGTTACGGCTTCAGTCATGGGAGAAAAAGATCGATAGGTTTCAGCTTGGAGAAGGGGTGATGCCTGCTAGTTTCAAAGTACTTCATGATCCAGTGAGGAATTCTGAAACTTTAATTGCAGATTTTGGAGAGAGTGCAATAGGAAGAGTTGCTCCAGTTGACTCCGGATTCTGGTGGATTATATTGCTACGAGCATACACGAAGTCCACTGGTGACTCTTCCTTGGCTGAACTACCAGAATGTCAAAAGGGAATGCGCCTTATTTTGAGTCTCTGTCTTTCCGAAGGGTTCGACACGTTCCCTACCCTTCTCTGTGCCGATGGATGCTGCATGATTGATAGACGAATG GGTGTATATGGCTACCCAATTGAAATTCAAGCTCTTTTCTTTATGGCTTTAAGGTGTGCTTTGCTTTTGCTAAAGCACGACCACGAGGGGAAGGACTTTATCGAAAGAATAACAAAACGACTTCTTGCCTTGAGCTATCACATGAGAACTTACTTTTGGCTAGACCTAAAGCAACTAAACGATATATATCGATATAAAACCGAAGAATACTCTCACACTGCTTTGAACAAGTTCAACGTAATACCCGATTCTCTTCCCGAATGGATTTTCGACTTCATGCCAATTCATGGTGGTTACTTTATTGGAAATGTCAGCCCTGCAAGAATGGACTTCCGCTGGTTTTGCTTGGGTAACTGCATTGCTATTCTTTCTGCCTTGGCAACACCAGAACAGTCCACTGCTATTATGGACCTTATTGAATCACGGTGGGAAGAACTGGTCGGAGAAATGCCGGTAAAGGTTTGTTACCCTGCCATTGAAAGCCATGAGTGGCGGATTATAACCGGGTGTGATCCGAAAAATACGAGATGGAGTTACCACAATGGTGGTTCTTGGCCAG TTCTCCTATGGCTTCTAACAGCTGCATGTATCAAAACCGGGCGACCCCAGATTGCAAGACGTGCAATCGAACTAGCTGAAACCAGGCTACTGAAAGACAGCTGGCCTGAATATTACGACGGGAAACTCGGGCGATACATCGGGAAACAGGCAAGGAAGTTTCAGACGTGGTCGATTGCAGGTTATTTAGTAGCGAAGATGATGCTGGAAGACCCGTCGCATGCAGGCATGGTGTCTCTGGAGGAAGACAAGCAGATGAAGCCATTAATGAAAAGGTCACATTCATGGACTTGTTAG
- the LOC111792497 gene encoding translocon-associated protein subunit alpha-like: MNTFRVFFLAILLLASPFLRVATCQSDSEGEPSQVVEEASDLGVVGEEDSQDFGDVIFGSAPGVNTVCVFPKNSARIVQAGAETQLLAGVKNDGESSLNIIAIKASVHYTFDHRVLIQNLTGQVFHNATVPPSTQASYPYAFAVSKFLQPGNFDLVGTIYYEIDQNAYQSIFYNGTIDVIEASGFISIETVFLVTLGIALLVMLGLWIHGLVQQKLSKKPKRAASKVEVGTKTVDTSMDEWLQGTAYTQSSSSKSKKKN; encoded by the exons ATGAACACCTTCAGAGTTTTCTTTCTCgccattcttcttcttgccTCTCCATTTCTCCGAG TTGCCACTTGTCAATCGGACTCCGAGGGCGAACCATCTCAGGTTGTTGAAGAAGCTAGTGATCTGGGAGTTGTGGGTGAAGAAGATTCTCAGGATTTTGGGGATGTGATCTTCGGTTCAGCTCCAGGAGTTAATACTGTCTGCGTTTTTCCAAAAAATAGTGCACGCA TAGTGCAAGCTGGTGCAGAGACCCAACTACTCGCAGGAGTGAAAAATGATG GGGAATCAAGCTTGAATATTATAGCTATTAAGGCCAGCGTTCACTACACTTTTGATCATCGTGTGTTGATTCAAAATCTTACTGGACAG GTTTTCCACAATGCAACGGTGCCCCCTTCTACCCAAGCTTCTTACCCATATGCATTTGCTGTCAGCAAGTTTTTGCAG CCTGGAAACTTTGATCTAGTGGGCACCATATATTATGAGATAGACCAGAATGCATACCAAAGCATCTTCTATAACGGTACTATTGACGTCATTGAAGCTAGTGGTTTCATCAGCATTGAGACTGTGTTTTTAGTCACTCTTGGAATTGCACTTCTCGTTATGCTTGGCTTATGGATTCATGGTCTAGTACAGCAAAAGCTGTCCAAG AAACCCAAGAGGGCTGCTTCCAAGGTTGAAGTGGGAACAAAAACCGTTGATACCTCGATGGATGAATGGCTTCAG GGAACTGCATACACTCAATCCTCATCAAGCaagtcaaagaagaagaattaa